One Streptomyces sp. V4I8 genomic window carries:
- a CDS encoding DUF3710 domain-containing protein, with protein MFGRRKKKGAAEDAAGEPEQVVDSVDTEADDDGERERVRLEPEPRPDGPWDSTEVREPGEGRVDLGGLLVPGVDGMELRVEVAGDAIVAATVVLRDSAIQLQAFAAPKREGIWGEVREEIGSGITQQGGIIDEVEGPLGWELRAQVPVQLPDGTGGFQVVRFVGVDGPRWFLRGVISGQGAVQPQAAGLLEQIFRDTVVVRGEGPMAPRDPIVLKLPNDAQMVPEGVQQEEAGSRFSGGMGQLQRGPEITEVR; from the coding sequence GTGTTCGGACGTCGCAAGAAGAAGGGTGCCGCCGAGGACGCGGCCGGCGAGCCCGAGCAGGTCGTCGACAGTGTCGACACTGAGGCGGACGACGACGGTGAGCGCGAGCGCGTGAGGCTCGAACCGGAACCGCGGCCCGACGGGCCCTGGGACAGCACCGAGGTCCGCGAGCCCGGCGAGGGCCGGGTGGACCTGGGCGGCCTCTTGGTGCCGGGTGTCGACGGCATGGAGCTGCGGGTGGAGGTCGCGGGCGACGCGATCGTCGCGGCGACCGTCGTGCTGCGCGACAGCGCCATCCAGTTGCAGGCCTTCGCCGCGCCCAAGCGCGAGGGCATCTGGGGCGAGGTACGCGAGGAGATCGGCTCCGGCATCACCCAGCAGGGTGGCATCATCGACGAGGTCGAGGGCCCGCTCGGCTGGGAGTTGCGGGCCCAGGTGCCGGTGCAGCTGCCGGACGGCACGGGTGGTTTCCAGGTCGTGCGGTTCGTCGGTGTGGACGGCCCCCGCTGGTTCCTGCGCGGTGTGATCTCGGGCCAGGGTGCCGTGCAGCCGCAGGCGGCCGGTCTGCTCGAGCAGATCTTCCGGGACACGGTCGTGGTCCGCGGCGAAGGCCCGATGGCCCCCCGTGACCCGATCGTCCTGAAGCTGCCCAACGACGCTCAGATGGTCCCCGAGGGCGTCCAGCAGGAGGAGGCCGGATCGCGCTTCTCCGGCGGCATGGGCCAGCTCCAGCGCGGGCCGGAGATCACCGAGGTTCGCTGA
- a CDS encoding TrkA family potassium uptake protein has translation MRVAIAGAGAVGRSIAGELLENGHEVLLVDKAPTAISVERVPQAEWLLADACEITSLDEAALQRCNVVIAATGDDKVNLVVSLLAKTEYGVPRVVARVNNPKNEWLFNESWGVDVAVSTPRLMSALVEEAVSVGDLVRLLRFSHGDANLVELTLPEESALAGTQVGDVEWPQDTSLVTIIRGTRVLTPSREDSLEAGDELLFVAAQAREEQLEDLLSVRREDTAS, from the coding sequence ATGAGGGTCGCCATTGCCGGTGCCGGCGCGGTGGGTCGCTCCATCGCGGGCGAACTGCTGGAGAACGGCCACGAGGTCCTGCTCGTCGACAAGGCGCCGACCGCCATCTCGGTCGAGCGCGTCCCGCAGGCGGAGTGGCTGCTGGCCGACGCCTGCGAGATCACGTCGCTGGACGAGGCGGCGCTCCAGCGCTGCAACGTGGTGATCGCCGCGACGGGCGACGACAAGGTCAACCTGGTCGTGTCCCTGCTGGCGAAGACGGAGTACGGCGTCCCGCGCGTCGTGGCCCGCGTGAACAACCCCAAGAACGAGTGGCTGTTCAACGAGTCCTGGGGCGTGGACGTGGCGGTCTCCACCCCGCGTCTGATGTCGGCCCTGGTCGAGGAGGCGGTGAGCGTCGGCGACCTGGTCCGCCTGCTCCGCTTCAGCCACGGCGACGCGAACCTCGTGGAGCTGACCCTGCCGGAGGAGTCGGCCCTGGCCGGCACCCAGGTCGGCGACGTCGAGTGGCCCCAGGACACGTCCCTGGTCACCATCATCCGCGGCACCCGCGTCCTCACCCCGTCCCGCGAGGACTCCCTGGAGGCCGGCGACGAGCTCCTCTTCGTGGCCGCCCAGGCGCGCGAGGAGCAGCTGGAGGACCTGCTGTCGGTCCGCCGCGAAGACACGGCGAGCTGA
- a CDS encoding DUF3093 domain-containing protein, with product MQLSAAPYEERLTAPRSWWLISFLVGVSLALILLPFGTLPMLGGLAGGTAAAAVMASSYGSLRIRVVGGSLIAGEAKIPVRALGEAHVLDPEEARAWRTHKADTRAFLLLRAYIPTALRVEVTDPEDPTPYLYLSTREPERLAEAIRAAKASV from the coding sequence ATGCAGCTCTCCGCCGCCCCGTACGAAGAACGACTGACGGCCCCCCGCTCCTGGTGGCTGATCTCGTTTCTGGTCGGGGTCTCCCTGGCCCTGATCCTTCTGCCGTTCGGCACGCTGCCCATGCTCGGCGGCCTGGCCGGCGGCACCGCCGCGGCGGCCGTCATGGCCAGCTCGTACGGCTCGCTGCGCATCCGCGTGGTGGGCGGTTCACTGATCGCGGGCGAGGCGAAGATCCCGGTGCGGGCCCTGGGCGAGGCGCATGTCCTCGACCCCGAGGAGGCGCGCGCCTGGCGCACCCACAAGGCCGACACCCGCGCCTTCCTCCTGCTGCGCGCCTACATCCCCACGGCTCTGCGCGTGGAGGTCACCGACCCCGAGGACCCGACTCCGTACCTGTACCTGTCGACCCGTGAGCCGGAGCGCCTGGCGGAGGCGATCAGGGCGGCGAAGGCCTCCGTCTAG
- a CDS encoding OB-fold nucleic acid binding domain-containing protein — protein sequence MTAVPRSEKSVGRFRRMLDRLSSSQEDLESEELREDAETAGCIKIGDCRDRQIVTVTGTLRTVTLRPRAGVPALEAELFDGSAALDVVWLGRRSIVGIEPGRRLIASGRISMSRGRRVLFNPKYELRPLGRE from the coding sequence ATGACTGCTGTTCCTCGTTCCGAAAAGTCGGTGGGCCGGTTCCGGCGCATGCTCGACCGGCTCTCCTCGTCGCAGGAGGACCTGGAGTCCGAGGAGCTGCGAGAGGACGCCGAGACGGCCGGCTGTATCAAGATCGGTGACTGTCGCGACCGACAGATAGTGACGGTTACTGGTACCTTGCGCACGGTCACCCTGCGGCCTCGCGCGGGCGTTCCGGCCCTGGAGGCCGAGCTGTTCGACGGCTCCGCCGCGCTGGACGTGGTGTGGCTCGGCAGGCGCTCCATAGTCGGGATAGAGCCGGGGCGCCGGCTGATCGCATCGGGCCGGATCTCCATGAGCCGGGGCCGCCGCGTGCTGTTCAACCCGAAATACGAACTGAGACCCCTCGGACGGGAGTAG
- a CDS encoding alginate lyase family protein, with protein sequence MRRTALLAAAAALVAGVLAWPAGAAPTTFVHPGVTVSKGQLDFTRSKVNAGAQPWKGAFDRMMASKYADLNRTPKPRAVVECGSYSNPDYGCTDEREDAIAAYTQALAWYVTRDERHAKKAIELMDAWSAVIRDHTNSNAPLQTGWAGSSWPRAAEIIKYTYTGNWANSGRFATMLRTVYLPEIINGSNSNGNWELSMMEAAVGISVFLEDKASYDQAMAKFRTRTAAYVYLSSDGDLPTTVPSQNLNTREKIVNYWQGQGTFVTGLTQETCRDLTHTGYGISAIAHVAETSRIQGQDLYGTDVGERLRHALGFQARYELGEAVPGWLCGGSLKRGLGPVTEVGHNALANRLGHAMTNTETLNERNRPAGSNNLFVAWETLTHGDNPS encoded by the coding sequence ATGCGCAGAACCGCACTCCTCGCGGCCGCGGCCGCCCTCGTCGCCGGTGTCCTGGCCTGGCCCGCCGGTGCCGCCCCCACCACCTTCGTCCACCCCGGAGTCACCGTCTCCAAGGGGCAGTTGGACTTCACCCGCTCCAAGGTCAACGCCGGCGCCCAGCCCTGGAAGGGCGCCTTCGACCGGATGATGGCGAGCAAGTACGCCGATCTGAACCGCACCCCCAAGCCCCGCGCGGTCGTCGAGTGCGGCTCGTACTCGAACCCCGACTACGGCTGCACGGACGAGCGCGAGGACGCGATAGCCGCCTACACCCAGGCCCTCGCCTGGTACGTCACCCGCGACGAGCGGCACGCGAAGAAGGCCATCGAGCTGATGGACGCCTGGTCCGCGGTGATCAGGGACCACACCAACAGCAACGCGCCCCTCCAGACGGGCTGGGCCGGCTCCTCCTGGCCCCGGGCCGCCGAGATCATCAAGTACACGTACACCGGGAACTGGGCGAACTCCGGCCGGTTCGCCACCATGCTCCGCACGGTCTATCTGCCCGAGATCATCAACGGCTCCAACTCCAACGGGAACTGGGAACTGTCGATGATGGAGGCCGCCGTCGGCATCTCCGTCTTCCTGGAGGACAAGGCGTCGTACGACCAGGCCATGGCGAAGTTCCGCACCCGCACCGCCGCCTACGTCTACCTGTCCTCCGACGGCGACCTGCCGACGACTGTGCCCAGCCAGAACCTCAACACCCGCGAGAAGATCGTCAACTACTGGCAGGGACAGGGCACCTTCGTCACCGGCCTCACCCAGGAGACCTGCCGTGACCTCACCCACACCGGGTACGGCATCTCGGCCATCGCGCACGTCGCGGAGACCAGCCGGATCCAGGGGCAGGACCTCTACGGCACCGACGTCGGTGAGCGGCTGCGGCACGCGCTCGGGTTCCAGGCGAGGTACGAGCTCGGTGAGGCCGTGCCCGGCTGGCTGTGCGGCGGCTCGCTGAAGCGCGGGCTCGGGCCGGTCACCGAGGTCGGGCACAACGCCCTGGCCAACCGTCTCGGCCACGCCATGACCAACACCGAGACGCTGAACGAGCGCAACCGCCCGGCCGGCAGCAACAACCTCTTCGTGGCCTGGGAGACCCTGACCCACGGCGACAACCCCAGCTGA
- a CDS encoding TrkA family potassium uptake protein — MHIVIMGCGRVGSALAQTLEQQGHTVAVIDQDPTAFRRLGPGFGGRRVTGVGFDQDTLREAGIEEAGAFAAVSSGDNSNIISARVAREMFGVENVAARIYDPRRAEVYQRLGIPTVATVRWTADQMLRRLLPSGAEPLWRDPTGGVQLAEVHASAAWVGHKISRLQEETGVRVAFLTRLGEAILPTSQTVLQEGDLVHVMMRADEVDKVEAAFAKGPEEEGGH; from the coding sequence GTGCACATCGTCATCATGGGTTGCGGAAGGGTGGGTTCCGCTCTTGCCCAGACCCTGGAGCAACAGGGGCACACGGTCGCCGTCATCGACCAGGACCCCACCGCGTTCCGCCGGCTGGGCCCCGGGTTCGGAGGCCGCCGGGTCACCGGCGTGGGCTTCGACCAGGACACCCTGCGCGAGGCGGGCATCGAGGAGGCGGGCGCCTTCGCCGCCGTCTCCAGCGGTGACAACTCGAACATCATCTCCGCGCGCGTGGCCCGCGAGATGTTCGGCGTGGAGAACGTCGCGGCACGGATCTACGACCCCCGTCGCGCCGAGGTCTACCAGCGCCTGGGCATCCCCACCGTGGCCACGGTCCGCTGGACGGCCGACCAGATGCTGCGCCGCCTGCTGCCCTCAGGGGCCGAGCCGTTGTGGCGCGATCCCACCGGTGGCGTCCAGCTCGCCGAGGTGCACGCGTCGGCGGCCTGGGTGGGTCACAAGATCAGCAGGCTCCAGGAGGAGACGGGCGTCCGCGTGGCGTTCCTGACCCGGCTCGGTGAGGCGATCCTGCCCACCTCGCAGACGGTGCTGCAGGAGGGCGACCTGGTGCACGTCATGATGCGCGCCGACGAGGTCGACAAGGTCGAGGCGGCGTTCGCCAAGGGTCCCGAAGAGGAGGGCGGTCACTGA
- a CDS encoding ATP-binding protein codes for MGRGKLRIYLGAAPGVGKTYAMLSEAHRRIERGTDCVVAFVEHHERPRTEVMLHGLEQIRRKPLDHRGSTFTEMDVDAVLARRPQVALVDELAHTNIPGSRNAKRWQDIEELLAAGIDVISTVNIQHLESLGDVVESITGVRQQETVPDEVARRADQIELVDMSPQALRRRMAHGNVYQPDKVDAALSNYFRPGNLTALRELALLWVADRVDEYLKQYRSDHRVSKIWGSRERIVVGLTGGPEGRTLIRRAARLAEKGAGGEVLAVYIARSDGLTSASPKELAVQRTLVEDLGGTFHHVVGDDIPAALLDFARGVNATQIVLGSSRRRSWQYVLGPGVGVTVARDSGPDLDVHIVTHEEAAKGRGLPVARGARLGRSRILWGWFTGVGGPVLLTLLLTHIDADLGLANDMLLFLTLTVAAALLGGLYPALASAAVGSLLLNWFFTPPLHRISIADPKNLLALVVFVLVALAVASVVDLAARRTHQAARLRAESEILSFLAGNVLRGETGLEELLERVRETFAMDSAALLERTSDVDPWTRAGAVGQGRAPQRPEDADVDVPVGDHMALALTGRVLPAEDRRVLAAFAAQAAVVLDRRRLQEEADQAKELAEGNRIRTALLAAVSHDLRTPLAGIKAAVSSLRSDDVAWSEEDEAELLAGIEEGADRLDHLVGNLLDMSRLHTGTVTPLIREIDLDEVVPMALGGVPDGSAELDIPETLPMVAVDPGLLERSVANLVENAVKYSPDGSRVLVSASAIADRVEVRVVDRGPGVPDDAKERIFAPFQRYGDAPRGAGVGLGLAVARGFAEAMGGTLNAEDTPGGGLTMVLTLRAAGSRAELLEEGGAPEGHPVDAERQTTC; via the coding sequence ATGGGACGCGGCAAGCTTCGGATCTACCTCGGTGCGGCACCGGGCGTCGGCAAGACGTACGCGATGCTCTCCGAGGCGCACCGCCGCATCGAGCGCGGCACCGACTGCGTGGTGGCCTTCGTCGAGCACCACGAGCGGCCGCGTACCGAGGTGATGCTGCACGGGCTCGAACAGATCCGGCGCAAGCCGCTTGATCACCGGGGGAGCACTTTCACCGAGATGGACGTGGACGCCGTCCTGGCGCGGCGTCCACAGGTCGCTCTCGTCGACGAACTCGCCCACACCAACATCCCCGGCTCGCGCAACGCCAAGCGCTGGCAGGACATCGAGGAACTCCTCGCCGCCGGGATCGACGTGATATCGACCGTCAACATCCAGCACCTGGAGTCCCTCGGCGATGTCGTCGAGTCGATCACCGGCGTACGGCAGCAGGAGACCGTGCCGGACGAGGTCGCGCGCCGGGCCGACCAGATCGAGCTGGTCGACATGTCGCCCCAGGCGCTACGGCGGCGGATGGCGCACGGCAACGTCTACCAGCCGGACAAGGTCGACGCGGCCCTCTCCAACTACTTCCGCCCCGGCAACCTGACCGCGTTGCGCGAGCTGGCGCTCCTCTGGGTGGCCGACCGGGTCGACGAGTATCTGAAGCAGTACCGCAGCGATCACCGGGTGTCGAAGATCTGGGGTTCGCGGGAGCGGATCGTGGTCGGGCTGACCGGCGGGCCCGAGGGACGGACGCTGATCCGCCGCGCCGCCCGGCTCGCGGAGAAGGGCGCCGGCGGTGAGGTGCTGGCCGTCTACATCGCTCGCAGCGACGGGCTGACCTCGGCCTCGCCGAAGGAGCTCGCCGTCCAGCGCACCCTCGTCGAGGACCTGGGCGGAACGTTCCACCATGTCGTCGGCGACGACATCCCGGCCGCCCTGCTGGACTTCGCGCGCGGCGTGAACGCCACCCAGATCGTCCTCGGATCCTCGCGCCGCCGAAGCTGGCAGTACGTCCTCGGACCGGGCGTGGGCGTGACCGTCGCCCGGGACTCCGGCCCCGACCTCGACGTGCACATCGTCACGCACGAGGAGGCCGCCAAGGGACGCGGACTGCCCGTGGCCCGGGGAGCCCGGCTCGGCCGGTCCCGGATCCTCTGGGGCTGGTTCACCGGCGTCGGCGGCCCCGTGCTGCTCACCCTGCTCCTGACTCACATCGACGCCGACCTCGGCCTCGCGAACGACATGCTGCTGTTCCTGACCCTGACGGTGGCGGCGGCCCTGCTCGGCGGGCTCTACCCCGCACTGGCCTCGGCGGCGGTCGGCTCGCTGCTGCTCAACTGGTTCTTCACTCCACCCCTGCACCGCATCTCGATCGCCGATCCGAAGAACCTGCTGGCGCTCGTGGTCTTCGTCCTGGTGGCCCTCGCGGTCGCCTCCGTGGTCGACCTCGCCGCCCGCCGCACCCACCAGGCGGCCCGGCTGCGCGCCGAGTCGGAGATCCTCTCGTTCCTCGCCGGCAACGTGCTGCGCGGCGAGACCGGCCTGGAGGAGCTGCTGGAACGGGTCCGCGAGACCTTTGCCATGGACTCGGCGGCCCTGCTGGAGCGCACCAGTGACGTCGACCCATGGACGCGCGCGGGCGCGGTGGGCCAGGGACGGGCGCCGCAGCGGCCGGAGGACGCGGACGTCGACGTACCGGTCGGCGACCACATGGCCCTCGCCCTGACCGGCCGGGTGCTGCCCGCCGAGGACCGCCGGGTGCTCGCCGCCTTCGCCGCCCAGGCCGCGGTCGTCCTGGACCGGCGCCGGCTCCAGGAGGAGGCCGACCAGGCCAAGGAGCTGGCCGAGGGCAACCGCATCCGCACGGCGCTGCTGGCCGCCGTCAGCCATGACCTGCGCACGCCCCTCGCGGGCATCAAGGCCGCGGTCTCCTCGCTGCGGTCGGACGACGTGGCGTGGTCGGAGGAGGACGAGGCGGAGTTGCTGGCGGGCATCGAGGAGGGTGCCGACCGGCTGGATCATCTGGTCGGGAACCTCCTCGACATGTCCCGGCTCCACACCGGCACGGTCACGCCGCTGATCCGGGAGATCGACCTCGACGAGGTGGTGCCGATGGCGCTGGGCGGGGTGCCGGACGGAAGCGCCGAGCTGGACATCCCGGAGACGCTGCCCATGGTCGCCGTGGACCCCGGGCTGCTGGAGCGGTCGGTGGCCAACCTGGTCGAGAACGCCGTCAAGTACAGCCCGGACGGCAGCAGGGTCCTCGTGTCCGCCAGCGCCATCGCGGACCGGGTCGAGGTCCGGGTGGTCGACCGCGGGCCGGGCGTCCCGGACGACGCCAAGGAACGTATCTTCGCGCCCTTCCAGCGCTACGGTGACGCCCCGCGCGGCGCCGGAGTGGGCCTCGGGCTCGCGGTCGCACGCGGCTTCGCCGAGGCGATGGGGGGCACGCTGAACGCCGAGGACACGCCGGGCGGTGGCCTCACCATGGTGCTCACTCTGCGGGCGGCGGGATCGCGCGCGGAGCTTCTCGAAGAGGGGGGCGCGCCCGAGGGGCACCCCGTGGACGCAGAAAGGCAGACCACATGCTGA
- a CDS encoding response regulator encodes MLSPTGGTPQAPTRVLVIDDEPQIVRALVINLKARKYEVDAAHDGATALELAATRHPDVVVLDLGLPDMDGVEVIRGLRGWTRVPILVLSARHSSDEKVQALDAGADDYVTKPFGMDELLARLRAAVRRAEPTGGGEDDVMVETEEFTVDLAAKKVNRGGKDVRLTPTEWHLLEVLVRNTGRLVSQRQLLQEVWGPSYGTETNYLRVYMAQLRRKLEADPSHPRHFVTEPGMGYRFEK; translated from the coding sequence ATGCTGAGCCCGACCGGGGGGACCCCCCAGGCCCCCACGAGGGTTCTGGTGATCGACGACGAGCCGCAGATCGTGCGCGCCCTCGTGATCAACCTCAAGGCCCGCAAGTACGAGGTCGACGCGGCGCACGACGGGGCCACCGCCCTCGAACTGGCCGCCACCCGCCACCCCGACGTGGTCGTCCTCGACCTCGGTCTGCCCGACATGGACGGCGTCGAGGTGATCCGCGGGCTGCGCGGCTGGACCCGGGTGCCGATCCTGGTGCTCTCCGCCCGGCACTCCTCCGACGAGAAGGTCCAGGCGCTGGACGCGGGCGCGGACGACTACGTCACCAAGCCCTTCGGCATGGACGAACTGCTGGCCCGGCTGCGGGCCGCCGTCCGCCGGGCCGAGCCCACCGGGGGCGGCGAGGACGACGTGATGGTGGAGACCGAGGAGTTCACCGTCGATCTGGCCGCGAAGAAGGTCAACCGGGGCGGGAAGGACGTACGGCTGACCCCCACGGAATGGCATCTGCTGGAGGTGCTGGTCCGCAATACGGGACGGCTCGTCAGCCAGCGGCAGCTGCTGCAGGAGGTGTGGGGGCCGTCGTACGGGACGGAGACGAACTATCTGCGGGTCTACATGGCCCAGCTGCGCAGGAAGCTGGAGGCCGACCCGTCGCATCCCAGGCACTTCGTCACCGAGCCGGGGATGGGCTACCGGTTCGAGAAATGA
- the dut gene encoding dUTP diphosphatase, with protein MSRDPLDVLIRRVDPDVPLPAYAHPGDAGADLRTTESRELKPGERAVLPTGVSVALPEGYAAFVHPRSGLAARLGVALVNAPGTVDAGYRGEIKVIVVNLDPHEPVRFERFDRIAQLVVQQVERVRFQEVAELPDSARAAGGFGSTGGHAAVGGTSDTSGEAADGGATGGNRYASVVSDREGQ; from the coding sequence GTGAGCCGTGACCCCCTGGACGTGCTGATCCGGCGCGTCGACCCCGACGTACCGCTGCCCGCGTACGCGCACCCCGGTGACGCGGGAGCCGATCTGCGCACCACCGAGAGCCGCGAACTGAAGCCGGGGGAGCGGGCCGTACTGCCCACCGGGGTGTCTGTCGCCCTTCCGGAGGGGTACGCGGCTTTCGTGCACCCCCGCTCCGGTCTCGCCGCCCGCCTAGGTGTCGCCCTCGTGAATGCCCCGGGGACGGTTGATGCCGGGTACCGTGGGGAGATCAAGGTGATCGTGGTGAATCTCGACCCGCACGAGCCCGTGCGGTTCGAGCGCTTCGACCGGATCGCCCAACTGGTGGTCCAACAGGTCGAGAGGGTCCGCTTCCAGGAGGTCGCGGAGCTTCCCGATTCGGCACGGGCCGCGGGGGGCTTCGGGTCCACCGGCGGCCATGCCGCGGTGGGCGGCACAAGCGATACAAGCGGTGAGGCCGCCGATGGCGGCGCAACGGGTGGGAATCGATACGCTTCGGTCGTATCCGACCGGGAAGGACAGTGA
- a CDS encoding PaaI family thioesterase has product MSGTSAALKPPADAVKPARHPDAPAPGELLGAHYGECFGCGGEQAHGLHLEARAGDGVSITAEFTVQPAHQGAPGLAHGGVLATALDETLGSLNWLLRTIAVTGRLETDFVRPVPVGTVLYLEAEVTAVAGRKIYSTATGRIGGPDGPVAVRADALFIEVKVDHFIDNGRPEEIRAAMNDPDQARRARAFEVNP; this is encoded by the coding sequence GTGAGTGGTACTTCAGCAGCTCTCAAGCCGCCCGCCGACGCCGTGAAACCGGCCCGTCACCCCGATGCTCCCGCGCCCGGTGAGCTTCTCGGCGCGCACTACGGCGAGTGTTTCGGCTGCGGTGGCGAGCAGGCCCACGGGCTGCACCTGGAGGCGCGGGCCGGGGACGGCGTCAGCATCACGGCCGAGTTCACCGTGCAGCCCGCTCATCAGGGCGCGCCCGGCCTGGCGCACGGCGGTGTGCTCGCGACCGCCCTCGACGAGACCCTCGGCTCGCTCAACTGGCTGCTGCGGACGATCGCCGTGACCGGACGGCTGGAGACCGACTTCGTACGGCCCGTTCCGGTGGGCACGGTCCTGTATCTGGAGGCCGAGGTGACGGCGGTGGCGGGCCGCAAGATCTACTCCACCGCCACCGGGCGGATCGGCGGCCCCGACGGGCCCGTCGCCGTCCGCGCCGACGCGCTCTTCATCGAGGTGAAGGTCGACCACTTCATCGACAACGGCCGCCCGGAGGAGATCAGGGCCGCCATGAACGACCCGGACCAGGCCCGGCGTGCCCGTGCCTTCGAGGTGAACCCGTGA
- a CDS encoding DUF3159 domain-containing protein → MTSLDKPTEDTTDTTADAEHDARAVTEAALFEAFGGMRGMIETVLPGLLFVTIYTINKDLHLSAIAALVVSLVLVVVRLVMRDTVKHAFSGVFGVAFGVVFAMMTGNAKDFYLPGMLYTLGLGLAYIITTLCGVPLIGLILGPVFKENLSWRKRNPGRKKAYAKASYAWGAILLAKCAILFPLYWWADTTQLGWVLVALKIPPFLLAVWLTWVFLAKAPAPIDVFAEMEAAEKAEEERQAASAAEREEAAGGRHRRDT, encoded by the coding sequence GTGACGTCGCTCGACAAGCCGACTGAAGACACCACCGACACCACCGCAGACGCCGAGCACGACGCCCGGGCGGTGACCGAGGCCGCCCTGTTCGAGGCCTTCGGCGGCATGCGCGGCATGATCGAGACGGTGCTGCCCGGCCTGCTCTTCGTCACCATCTACACGATCAACAAGGACCTGCACCTCTCGGCGATCGCCGCGCTCGTGGTGTCCCTGGTGCTCGTGGTCGTGCGCCTCGTGATGCGGGACACCGTCAAGCACGCGTTCAGCGGTGTCTTCGGCGTCGCCTTCGGTGTCGTGTTCGCGATGATGACCGGCAACGCGAAGGACTTCTATCTGCCCGGCATGCTCTACACGCTGGGGCTGGGGCTCGCGTACATCATCACCACCCTGTGCGGTGTGCCGCTGATCGGGCTGATCCTCGGGCCGGTGTTCAAGGAGAACCTCTCCTGGCGTAAGCGCAACCCCGGCCGCAAGAAGGCCTACGCGAAGGCCAGTTACGCGTGGGGCGCGATCCTGCTGGCCAAGTGCGCGATCCTCTTCCCGCTCTACTGGTGGGCGGACACCACGCAGCTGGGCTGGGTGCTGGTCGCGCTGAAGATCCCGCCGTTCCTGCTGGCCGTATGGCTGACGTGGGTGTTCCTGGCGAAGGCTCCGGCGCCCATCGACGTGTTCGCGGAGATGGAGGCGGCCGAGAAGGCCGAGGAGGAACGCCAGGCGGCGTCGGCCGCGGAGCGCGAGGAGGCCGCGGGCGGGCGGCACCGCCGCGACACCTAG